From Leptotrichia wadei, one genomic window encodes:
- a CDS encoding MarR family transcriptional regulator, translated as MKSNSGFYISRIKQVNTRLLNKFLAQKNITAFNGEQGRILHVLWENDGISNRELSKKSGLAMSSLTTMLERMEEKKLLIRKFCPTDKRKSLIFLTDYAKSLKSEYDEISDKMTEISFEGISDEERLAFEATLEKVLYNFEKAEQEFNKK; from the coding sequence ATGAAATCAAACTCTGGATTTTATATAAGCAGAATAAAACAAGTAAATACTAGACTTTTGAATAAATTTTTGGCACAAAAAAATATAACGGCGTTTAATGGGGAACAAGGTCGAATTTTGCATGTGCTTTGGGAAAATGATGGGATTAGTAATAGAGAATTGTCGAAAAAATCTGGTCTTGCTATGAGTTCACTTACAACGATGCTTGAACGGATGGAAGAAAAAAAATTATTGATACGAAAATTTTGCCCGACTGATAAACGGAAAAGTTTAATTTTTTTAACGGATTATGCTAAATCTTTGAAAAGTGAATATGATGAAATTTCTGACAAAATGACTGAAATCTCTTTTGAAGGAATTTCAGATGAGGAGAGATTGGCTTTTGAGGCGACTTTAGAAAAAGTTTTGTATAATTTTGAAAAAGCTGAACAGGAATTTAATAAAAAATAA
- the lacG gene encoding 6-phospho-beta-galactosidase → MSKRLPEDFIFGGATAAYQAEGATKTDGKGRVAWDTFLEENYWYTAEPASDFYNQYPVDLKLCEEFGINGIRISIAWSRIFPNGYGEVNPKGVEFYHKLFAECKKRKVEPFITLHHFDTPEVLHSNGDFLNRENIEHFLNYAKFCFEEFTEVNYWTTFNEIGPIGEGQYLVGKFPPGIKYDFEKLFQSHHNMVLAHAKAVNLFKKNGYHGEIGMVCALPTKYPYDPNNPGDVRAAELDDIIHNKFILDATFKGEYSKETMEGVNHILKVNGGKLDLREEDFEELKAAKDLNDFLGINYYMSDWMTEYDGENEIIHNATGNKGSSKYQLKGIGQRRANESIPRTDWDWIIYPKGLYDQIFRVKRDYPNYKKIYITENGLGYKDVFEDNTVYDDARIDYIKQHLEVISDAIRDGANVKGYFLWSLMDVFSWSNGYEKRYGLFYVDFETQKRYPKKSAYWYKKVAKTKEIE, encoded by the coding sequence ATGTCAAAAAGATTACCAGAAGATTTTATTTTTGGTGGAGCAACAGCAGCATATCAAGCTGAAGGTGCAACAAAAACAGATGGTAAAGGTCGTGTGGCTTGGGATACTTTTTTGGAAGAAAATTATTGGTATACAGCTGAGCCAGCAAGTGATTTTTACAATCAATATCCAGTAGATTTGAAACTTTGTGAAGAATTTGGAATAAATGGAATAAGAATTTCAATTGCATGGTCTAGAATCTTTCCAAATGGATATGGAGAAGTAAATCCTAAAGGAGTAGAATTTTACCATAAATTATTTGCTGAATGTAAAAAAAGAAAAGTTGAACCTTTTATAACGCTTCATCATTTTGATACACCAGAAGTTTTACATTCAAATGGAGACTTTTTAAATCGTGAAAATATAGAACATTTTTTGAATTATGCTAAATTTTGTTTTGAAGAATTTACTGAAGTAAATTACTGGACAACATTTAATGAAATAGGACCTATTGGAGAAGGACAATATCTTGTTGGGAAATTCCCTCCAGGAATAAAATATGATTTTGAAAAATTATTTCAATCACATCACAATATGGTTTTAGCACATGCAAAAGCAGTTAATTTATTTAAGAAAAATGGCTATCACGGAGAAATAGGAATGGTTTGTGCTTTGCCAACAAAATATCCTTATGATCCAAATAATCCTGGAGATGTTAGAGCCGCTGAATTGGATGACATCATTCATAATAAATTTATTTTAGATGCTACTTTTAAAGGTGAATATTCAAAAGAAACAATGGAAGGTGTAAATCATATTTTAAAAGTTAATGGTGGAAAATTAGATTTAAGAGAAGAAGATTTTGAAGAATTGAAAGCAGCAAAAGACTTAAATGATTTCCTTGGAATAAATTATTATATGAGTGATTGGATGACTGAATATGATGGTGAAAATGAAATTATTCATAATGCCACTGGAAATAAAGGAAGCTCTAAATATCAATTAAAAGGTATAGGACAAAGAAGAGCTAACGAAAGTATTCCTAGAACTGACTGGGATTGGATAATTTATCCAAAAGGTCTTTATGATCAAATTTTTAGAGTTAAAAGAGATTATCCAAACTATAAAAAAATCTATATTACTGAAAATGGTTTAGGATATAAAGATGTTTTTGAAGATAATACAGTTTATGATGATGCTAGAATTGACTATATAAAACAACATCTAGAAGTAATTTCAGACGCCATAAGAGATGGAGCTAACGTAAAAGGATATTTCTTATGGTCATTAATGGATGTATTTTCTTGGTCAAATGGATATGAAAAGAGATATGGACTATTCTATGTTGACTTTGAAACACAAAAACGTTATCCTAAAAAAAGTGCATATTGGTATAAAAAAGTGGCAAAAACAAAAGAAATTGAATAA
- a CDS encoding zinc-binding alcohol dehydrogenase family protein, whose amino-acid sequence MKAMVLEKPCSAEEMKIKNVPIPEVKKDWILVKIKAFGINRAEIFTRQGDSPSVKLPRVIGIECVGVVEDPANSDFKKGDKVFSMMNGMGREFDGSYAEYILIPKNQVYRLPNEKSFFKNIDNIKLKNKEQLKEKFSKNLEITEENIFWSEIAAYPELYYTAYGSLFKSLKLKEGETLLVRGGTGSVALAAIQLAKAINVRVIATSRSASKEQFLKEKGADEVIVGNENFDENLKKLFPDGVDKVLELIGRPTLKSSLKSVKQGGIVCMTGCLGGWIIEDFEPLVDIISESYLTSFDSTNVNKDTIKEMFEFIEKYNIKPCISKIFTLDEISLAHKYLESNSANGKVIIMTEQ is encoded by the coding sequence ATGAAAGCAATGGTGCTTGAAAAACCGTGTAGTGCTGAAGAAATGAAAATAAAAAATGTTCCAATTCCAGAAGTGAAAAAAGATTGGATTCTTGTGAAAATAAAAGCATTTGGAATAAATAGAGCTGAAATTTTTACTCGTCAAGGAGATTCGCCATCGGTAAAACTTCCAAGAGTAATTGGAATTGAATGTGTTGGCGTTGTGGAAGATCCAGCTAACAGCGATTTTAAAAAAGGTGACAAAGTTTTTTCGATGATGAATGGCATGGGAAGAGAATTTGACGGAAGTTATGCAGAATATATTTTGATTCCGAAAAATCAAGTTTATAGATTGCCTAATGAAAAAAGTTTCTTCAAGAATATTGATAATATCAAGTTAAAAAATAAGGAGCAATTAAAAGAAAAATTTTCAAAAAATTTGGAAATTACAGAAGAAAATATTTTCTGGTCAGAAATTGCAGCGTATCCAGAACTTTATTATACAGCGTATGGCTCACTTTTTAAAAGTTTGAAATTAAAGGAAGGAGAAACACTTTTAGTTCGAGGTGGAACAGGGTCGGTGGCATTAGCAGCTATTCAGTTGGCAAAAGCTATCAATGTGAGAGTTATCGCTACGAGCAGAAGTGCATCTAAAGAGCAGTTTTTGAAGGAAAAAGGCGCAGATGAAGTAATTGTTGGGAATGAAAATTTTGATGAAAATTTGAAAAAATTATTCCCAGATGGCGTGGATAAAGTTTTAGAATTAATTGGAAGACCAACTTTGAAATCGTCACTAAAATCAGTAAAGCAAGGTGGAATCGTCTGTATGACAGGATGTCTTGGAGGATGGATAATTGAAGATTTTGAGCCATTGGTTGATATTATTTCAGAGTCATATTTAACTTCATTTGATAGTACAAATGTCAATAAAGATACAATAAAAGAAATGTTTGAATTTATTGAAAAATATAATATTAAACCATGCATTTCAAAAATATTTACATTAGATGAGATTTCTTTGGCACATAAATATTTAGAATCAAATAGTGCTAATGGAAAAGTTATTATAATGACAGAACAATAA
- a CDS encoding metal ABC transporter ATP-binding protein: MANGQNKKLVSVQNLNFKYNNDYILNDINLDIFKGKNVAILGRNGGGKSTLVKVMLGFLRKNSGSIKFFTNENKIGYLPQIREFDTSFPINIFDLVISGLTNKNNLFRRFNNEEKKGAEILLKEFDIFHLKNKLINEVSGGQLQRALIARALISSPELIFLDEPESFLDKEFEFKLFEKIKELSDSTIVVISHELEKIYDYIDSIFVVEGNIRVYEKKEDYVCNNPYLHSHK; encoded by the coding sequence ATGGCTAATGGACAGAATAAAAAACTTGTGAGTGTACAAAATCTTAATTTTAAATACAACAATGACTATATTTTGAATGATATAAATCTAGATATTTTTAAAGGAAAAAATGTTGCAATTCTGGGAAGAAATGGTGGCGGAAAATCGACTTTAGTAAAGGTTATGCTTGGATTTTTAAGAAAAAATTCTGGCAGTATTAAATTTTTTACAAATGAAAACAAAATTGGTTATTTGCCACAAATAAGGGAGTTTGACACTTCCTTTCCCATTAACATTTTTGACTTGGTAATATCGGGATTGACTAATAAAAATAATCTCTTCAGAAGATTTAACAACGAAGAAAAAAAAGGTGCTGAAATACTCTTGAAGGAATTTGATATTTTTCATTTAAAAAATAAATTGATAAACGAAGTATCTGGTGGACAGCTTCAAAGGGCATTAATTGCACGTGCCTTAATTTCTTCGCCAGAACTTATTTTTCTTGATGAGCCGGAATCATTTCTGGATAAGGAATTTGAATTTAAACTTTTTGAAAAAATAAAGGAATTGTCAGATTCAACAATAGTTGTAATTTCTCACGAACTTGAAAAAATCTACGATTACATTGATTCAATTTTTGTCGTGGAAGGCAATATTCGAGTTTACGAGAAAAAGGAAGATTACGTGTGCAACAATCCTTATTTACATTCACACAAATAA
- a CDS encoding LacI family DNA-binding transcriptional regulator — translation MATIREVAKKAGVSITTVSRILNNDDSFYVSKSTKEKVLKTVKQLNYVKKRKKNKISQSNIAIIKCFDEKIEKEDPYFVSLKINLENKLKKIFSRIRIFNLYEIQKLIKSNEIATFSFADAIIFVGEINKEKLKFFKTLNGNIICVDVYDTDNITDYIKFDTRNSVEMVLNYMFKLKHKKIGLLVGRNKVVENLVDFRERYFKEIMIKNGLYREEYLKIGDFSMESGYFMMKEILKLEDKPTAVFCGNDSIAMGAYRAIREKKLKIPEDMSIIGFNDLKLSKYYTPPLTTIKIDTKLIAQETVNSLVELLEGKRDYHKKVFLPIELIERQSCQKI, via the coding sequence ATGGCTACGATCAGAGAAGTTGCAAAAAAAGCAGGAGTTTCAATAACGACAGTTTCCAGAATATTAAATAACGACGATAGTTTTTATGTGAGTAAAAGTACAAAAGAAAAAGTTTTAAAAACTGTAAAACAGCTAAATTATGTAAAAAAAAGAAAGAAAAATAAAATTTCACAGTCAAATATTGCAATAATAAAATGTTTTGATGAAAAAATTGAAAAAGAAGATCCTTATTTTGTCTCTTTAAAAATAAATTTAGAAAACAAATTAAAAAAAATTTTTTCTAGAATAAGGATTTTTAATTTATATGAAATCCAAAAATTAATAAAATCCAATGAAATAGCAACTTTTTCTTTTGCAGATGCAATTATTTTTGTCGGTGAAATAAATAAGGAAAAGTTAAAATTTTTTAAAACTTTAAATGGAAATATTATTTGTGTAGATGTGTATGACACGGATAATATCACAGATTATATAAAATTTGACACAAGAAATTCAGTTGAAATGGTTTTAAATTATATGTTTAAATTAAAACATAAAAAAATAGGGTTACTAGTAGGAAGGAATAAAGTTGTGGAAAATTTAGTGGATTTTCGAGAAAGATATTTTAAGGAAATAATGATAAAAAATGGACTGTATAGAGAAGAATATCTTAAAATTGGCGATTTTTCGATGGAAAGTGGCTACTTTATGATGAAAGAAATTTTAAAATTGGAAGATAAGCCGACAGCAGTTTTTTGTGGAAATGATTCGATTGCAATGGGAGCATATAGAGCAATTCGGGAAAAAAAGCTGAAAATTCCAGAAGATATGTCAATAATAGGATTTAACGATTTAAAATTATCAAAATATTATACACCGCCTTTGACAACTATAAAAATAGATACAAAATTAATAGCTCAAGAAACAGTAAATTCTTTAGTTGAATTATTAGAAGGAAAAAGAGATTACCACAAAAAAGTTTTTTTACCTATTGAATTAATAGAAAGGCAAAGTTGTCAAAAAATATAA
- a CDS encoding ABC transporter ATP-binding protein, with product MIEFINVGMTYPNGNVGLKNINLTIKESEITVFIGPSGSGKTTLLKMINRLEDNTTGEVKINGKNVKDYNIHKMRWDIGYALQQVALFPHMTVEENIAIVPELKKWKKEKIDARINELLNMVGLEPEKYRKRNPSELSGGEAQRVGIARALAADPKIILMDEPFSALDPITRANLQEDVKKLQKQIHKTIVFVTHDIEEAFLLGDKICIIQDGELIQSGTKHEIISNPKNDFVKKFIAFKKKEGEIYE from the coding sequence ATGATAGAATTTATCAATGTTGGAATGACTTATCCAAATGGGAATGTTGGATTAAAAAATATAAACTTGACTATAAAGGAGTCTGAAATTACGGTTTTTATTGGACCGTCTGGGAGCGGGAAAACTACGCTTTTGAAAATGATTAACCGGTTAGAGGATAATACGACTGGGGAAGTGAAAATTAATGGTAAAAATGTGAAGGATTATAATATTCACAAAATGCGTTGGGATATTGGATATGCTTTGCAGCAAGTGGCACTTTTTCCGCATATGACGGTTGAAGAAAATATTGCGATTGTGCCTGAATTGAAAAAATGGAAGAAAGAAAAAATTGATGCGAGAATTAATGAGTTATTAAATATGGTTGGGCTTGAGCCTGAAAAATATCGAAAGAGAAACCCTTCGGAATTGTCTGGTGGAGAAGCACAAAGGGTTGGAATTGCAAGAGCTCTAGCTGCTGATCCAAAAATTATTTTGATGGACGAACCATTTAGTGCATTAGATCCCATCACTCGTGCAAATTTACAGGAAGATGTGAAAAAACTTCAGAAACAAATTCACAAAACAATTGTTTTTGTAACTCACGACATTGAGGAAGCATTTTTATTGGGGGATAAAATTTGCATTATTCAAGATGGCGAATTAATTCAATCTGGAACGAAACATGAAATAATATCAAATCCTAAAAATGATTTTGTGAAAAAATTTATAGCTTTTAAAAAGAAAGAAGGTGAAATTTATGAATAA
- a CDS encoding YlmH/Sll1252 family protein → MKKENFLKQFPKEQEYLASKLYNYYEIAQDYEIISFTEEFYTPNFWKKLGKKFGGVNIICDGVFEDSDRRQIAFVPDGFVDGNNNFGFENNESDFENFRINRNELQFPNKLLKISIDSRFREYLHKDFLGSLMGLNVRRELMGDLILENDKKKWICGYIPVSEKISDYIVSELKQIGKVACEIEIVDVKNKNDLPKYRYDDKLITVPSKRLDSIVSTITNLSRTKVIDPIEKGKVFVDYVEEKDKSKLLEIGSLITIRGFGKYKLFLDKGETRKGKERILVKKYI, encoded by the coding sequence ATGAAAAAAGAAAACTTTTTAAAACAATTTCCGAAAGAGCAGGAATATTTGGCTAGTAAATTATATAATTATTATGAAATTGCACAAGATTATGAAATTATTAGTTTTACAGAAGAATTTTATACACCGAATTTTTGGAAGAAATTAGGGAAGAAATTTGGAGGAGTGAATATTATTTGTGATGGAGTTTTTGAGGATAGTGATAGAAGACAGATTGCATTTGTTCCTGATGGTTTTGTAGATGGTAATAATAATTTTGGATTTGAGAATAATGAGAGTGACTTTGAAAATTTTAGAATTAATCGAAATGAACTTCAATTTCCAAATAAATTGTTAAAAATATCAATAGATTCAAGATTTCGAGAGTATTTGCATAAAGATTTTTTGGGAAGTCTCATGGGGCTCAATGTAAGAAGAGAACTTATGGGGGATTTGATTCTTGAAAATGATAAAAAGAAATGGATTTGTGGATATATTCCAGTTTCTGAAAAAATTTCAGATTATATTGTTTCAGAGTTGAAGCAGATTGGGAAGGTGGCTTGTGAAATTGAGATTGTGGATGTTAAAAATAAAAACGATCTTCCTAAGTATAGATATGATGATAAATTAATTACAGTTCCATCAAAGCGGTTAGATAGTATAGTTTCGACAATCACAAATTTATCTCGTACAAAAGTGATTGATCCGATTGAAAAGGGAAAAGTTTTTGTTGATTATGTGGAAGAAAAAGATAAATCTAAATTGCTTGAAATTGGGAGTTTAATTACAATTAGAGGGTTTGGGAAATATAAATTGTTTTTGGATAAAGGGGAAACTAGGAAGGGGAAGGAACGGATACTTGTAAAAAAATATATTTGA
- a CDS encoding ABC transporter permease/substrate-binding protein, whose amino-acid sequence MNKLILTFLEKKDELFSGIVEHIQISFIALIIALIIAIPLGIYLSYHKKLANIVIAINGVIQTIPSLAILALLIPIVGIGRKPAIIALILYALLPILHNTYTGITGVDPMYMVTSRALGMNKFQQLSKVQLPLAMPVIMTGVRTAAVLIIGTATLASLVGAGGLGKLILLGLDRNNNYLILLGAIPAALLAILFDFIFKQLEKLSIKKILIFLILITFASLFGSISSFNNTKKDKLIISGKLGSEPEILINMYKILIEENSKLGVELKPGLGKTSFVFNALKNGDIDIYPEFSGTAVFTFLNETPVNNNAEDVFNQAQKGMETKFKMVMLKPMKYNNTYAIAVSKKFADENNLKTISDLARVKDKIKAGFTREFNDREDGYPGLKKLYQFEIPNIKEFEPKLRYVAVQSGDINLVDAYSTDPELAQYNMVILKDDKHLFPPYQGSPMMREETLKKYPELKKILEKLSGKISDEEMSTMNYRVSVKGEKAEDVAREYLRNAGIIKK is encoded by the coding sequence ATGAATAAATTAATTTTGACTTTTTTAGAAAAAAAAGACGAACTTTTTAGTGGAATTGTGGAGCATATTCAAATTTCTTTTATTGCACTAATAATCGCTCTAATTATCGCCATTCCACTAGGAATTTATTTGAGCTATCATAAAAAATTAGCAAATATTGTTATTGCGATTAACGGCGTTATTCAAACTATACCATCTTTAGCAATTTTAGCACTTCTAATTCCTATTGTTGGAATTGGGAGAAAACCTGCTATAATCGCCTTAATACTTTATGCTCTGCTTCCAATTTTACATAATACTTACACTGGAATTACTGGCGTGGATCCAATGTATATGGTAACTTCAAGAGCTTTAGGAATGAATAAATTTCAGCAACTTTCAAAAGTTCAGCTTCCACTGGCTATGCCTGTAATAATGACAGGAGTTAGAACGGCTGCAGTTTTAATTATTGGGACTGCCACATTGGCTTCACTTGTTGGAGCTGGAGGACTTGGAAAGTTGATTTTACTTGGTCTTGATAGGAATAATAACTATTTGATTTTGTTAGGAGCAATTCCTGCCGCTTTACTTGCGATTTTATTCGATTTCATCTTTAAGCAATTGGAAAAATTGAGTATCAAAAAAATATTAATTTTCCTAATTTTAATCACATTTGCGTCTCTTTTTGGGTCAATTAGCAGTTTTAATAATACAAAAAAAGACAAATTGATAATTTCTGGAAAACTTGGTTCTGAGCCAGAAATATTGATAAATATGTATAAAATTTTGATTGAAGAAAATAGTAAACTTGGCGTTGAGTTAAAACCTGGACTTGGAAAAACTTCATTCGTATTCAATGCTTTGAAAAATGGCGATATTGATATTTATCCTGAATTTTCAGGAACTGCCGTTTTCACTTTCTTGAATGAAACTCCTGTGAATAATAATGCTGAAGATGTTTTTAATCAAGCACAAAAAGGAATGGAAACTAAATTTAAAATGGTTATGTTAAAACCTATGAAATATAATAATACTTATGCAATCGCTGTTAGCAAGAAGTTTGCTGATGAAAATAATTTGAAGACGATTTCTGATTTGGCGAGAGTGAAGGATAAGATAAAAGCTGGATTTACAAGAGAATTTAATGACCGTGAAGATGGTTATCCTGGACTTAAAAAATTGTATCAGTTTGAAATTCCGAATATTAAAGAGTTTGAGCCAAAACTCCGTTATGTTGCTGTTCAAAGTGGCGATATTAATTTGGTTGACGCATACTCTACTGATCCTGAACTTGCTCAGTATAATATGGTCATTTTAAAGGATGATAAGCATTTATTTCCGCCATATCAAGGTTCTCCAATGATGCGTGAGGAAACTTTGAAAAAATATCCTGAATTGAAAAAGATTTTGGAAAAATTGAGTGGAAAAATTTCAGATGAAGAAATGTCGACAATGAATTATCGTGTTTCTGTGAAAGGTGAGAAAGCGGAAGATGTTGCTAGAGAATATTTGAGAAATGCTGGAATTATTAAAAAATAA
- a CDS encoding metal ABC transporter substrate-binding protein, producing MKKLLSLLLLSALFIFSCGNKSETKKEQGTAGTREKIVTSVPPLRWLTQKIAGDDFEVISIVQPNMNHELFEPKPSDLKILENSKVFFTYDMLGFEETISDSLSDKNKIVNVLDGVDKNLFIKGDHDHEHEHEHGKNEKHEHEEHEGIDPHVWFSLDMMPKVAENIKNELSKLYPDKKETFEKNYNAFITELNQVKAELSQKMASKTKKSFMIYHPALNYFLKNYAIEEISIEQEGKEPSAQQIKEIIDEAKEHNVTTILVQPQFPKQSAEAISKEIPNSKVAEFNVDKENVFENLKQFVDYLN from the coding sequence ATGAAAAAATTATTATCATTACTTTTATTATCAGCTCTGTTTATTTTTTCTTGCGGAAATAAATCAGAAACTAAAAAAGAGCAAGGAACTGCAGGAACAAGGGAAAAAATTGTAACAAGCGTACCACCTTTGAGATGGCTCACTCAAAAAATTGCAGGAGATGATTTTGAAGTTATTTCAATTGTGCAGCCAAATATGAATCATGAGTTATTTGAACCCAAACCTTCAGACTTGAAAATTTTGGAAAATTCAAAAGTATTTTTTACTTATGATATGCTGGGATTTGAAGAAACTATTTCTGATAGTTTGAGTGATAAAAATAAAATTGTTAATGTTTTAGATGGTGTTGATAAAAACTTGTTTATCAAAGGAGATCATGACCATGAACATGAGCACGAACATGGGAAAAATGAAAAACACGAGCATGAAGAACATGAAGGAATTGATCCACATGTTTGGTTTTCGCTTGATATGATGCCTAAAGTTGCTGAAAATATAAAAAATGAATTGTCAAAACTTTATCCAGATAAAAAAGAAACTTTTGAAAAAAATTACAACGCTTTCATTACAGAACTTAATCAAGTAAAAGCAGAACTTTCACAAAAAATGGCTTCAAAAACTAAAAAATCATTTATGATTTATCATCCTGCATTAAACTATTTCCTAAAAAATTATGCCATTGAAGAAATTTCAATCGAGCAGGAAGGAAAAGAACCATCAGCACAGCAAATAAAGGAAATTATTGACGAAGCAAAAGAACATAACGTAACTACAATCTTAGTTCAACCTCAATTTCCAAAACAAAGTGCTGAAGCTATTTCAAAAGAAATTCCTAACTCAAAAGTCGCTGAATTTAATGTTGACAAGGAAAATGTCTTTGAAAATCTAAAACAGTTTGTAGACTATTTAAATTAA
- a CDS encoding metal ABC transporter permease translates to MEFIKIFEYAFMRNALIVGLLSSICCGIIGTYIVNKKMVFISSSISHASYGGIGIGIYLIYFFNLPIKDPLFFGLIFSILSGVLILILKDTLHVDGDLGIGIVMSMGMAIGIIFSFLTPGYQSDMSTYLFGNILLSNSLNIILLLILDIITITFFIIFYKSIVYTSFDENFYKIHSVPVTFINYFMIILISSVIIINIKTIGIILIISILTIPQAIAASLARKYSTIIILSIIFSFIGILSGLYFSYTLNIPSGPSIIVLLTILLALVKVGGFFKQNFRN, encoded by the coding sequence ATGGAATTTATAAAAATTTTTGAATACGCTTTTATGAGAAATGCCCTTATTGTAGGGCTTCTTTCAAGTATATGCTGCGGAATAATAGGAACTTATATTGTAAATAAAAAAATGGTCTTTATTTCATCAAGTATTAGCCACGCCTCTTACGGCGGTATCGGAATAGGAATTTACCTGATTTACTTCTTTAACTTGCCAATAAAAGATCCATTATTTTTTGGACTGATTTTCTCAATATTGTCAGGTGTGCTGATTTTGATTCTAAAAGACACTCTTCACGTTGACGGTGATTTGGGAATAGGTATCGTTATGTCAATGGGAATGGCTATTGGAATTATTTTTTCCTTTTTGACGCCAGGCTACCAGTCCGATATGTCAACTTATTTATTCGGAAATATCCTTTTATCCAACAGCCTAAACATAATTTTACTGCTAATACTGGACATCATCACAATCACATTTTTCATCATCTTCTACAAAAGCATCGTCTACACCAGCTTTGATGAAAACTTTTACAAAATCCACAGCGTCCCAGTAACCTTCATAAACTACTTTATGATAATCCTAATATCCTCCGTCATAATAATAAACATAAAAACAATAGGAATTATCCTAATAATCTCAATCCTGACAATCCCGCAGGCAATCGCAGCCTCACTCGCAAGAAAATACTCAACAATCATAATTCTATCCATAATTTTCTCATTTATCGGAATACTGTCAGGATTATATTTTTCCTATACGCTGAATATTCCGTCAGGCCCTTCGATTATTGTATTGCTTACGATTTTATTGGCGTTAGTTAAGGTTGGGGGATTTTTTAAACAAAACTTTAGAAATTAA
- a CDS encoding YkvA family protein, translating into MLKNAKKLYEKYKKIKITAEDLKKAGKLKNNLGAVATKFELLVRMVKSDRREEFKIPTMDKVKIVGAIIYVISTIDAVPDILPIIGFGDDIGVVVYVISKLGNLISEYEKFEMQMQKEEEKSENTDWDNLRVVSEDKINNEKKYFSKIFLS; encoded by the coding sequence ATGTTAAAAAATGCAAAAAAATTATATGAAAAATATAAAAAAATAAAAATTACAGCAGAAGATCTGAAAAAAGCTGGAAAATTGAAAAATAATTTGGGAGCAGTTGCAACGAAATTTGAACTTCTTGTGAGAATGGTGAAATCAGATAGAAGAGAAGAATTTAAGATTCCAACAATGGATAAGGTAAAAATTGTGGGAGCAATTATTTATGTTATTTCAACAATTGATGCAGTGCCTGATATTTTGCCAATTATTGGATTTGGTGATGATATTGGTGTCGTAGTTTATGTGATTTCTAAATTAGGCAACTTAATTTCTGAATATGAAAAATTTGAAATGCAAATGCAAAAGGAAGAAGAAAAAAGTGAAAATACTGATTGGGATAACCTGAGAGTTGTTAGTGAAGATAAGATTAATAATGAAAAGAAATATTTTTCAAAAATTTTTTTATCATAA
- a CDS encoding Fur family transcriptional regulator yields the protein MKLTKKRQQILNLIQSSDTPINAKFLKSKVDFDLSTVYRALEFLEKNNYIFSFDFENEKCYFKEENANFFICDSCKHIETVPEFSNEETEKEKSELKKRGFSLLSHLSIFKGKCNDCD from the coding sequence ATGAAATTAACTAAGAAAAGGCAACAAATACTTAATCTTATACAGTCTTCAGACACTCCAATAAATGCCAAGTTTTTAAAATCAAAAGTAGATTTTGACTTATCGACAGTTTATCGGGCTTTGGAATTTTTAGAGAAAAATAATTATATTTTTTCGTTTGACTTTGAAAATGAAAAATGTTACTTTAAGGAAGAAAATGCCAATTTTTTTATTTGTGATTCTTGCAAGCATATTGAAACTGTGCCAGAATTTTCAAATGAAGAAACAGAAAAGGAAAAAAGCGAATTAAAAAAACGAGGCTTTTCACTATTGTCACATCTTTCTATTTTTAAAGGAAAATGCAACGATTGTGATTAA